In one Kitasatospora cineracea genomic region, the following are encoded:
- a CDS encoding thiopeptide-type bacteriocin biosynthesis protein: MLATGDRAWTQVHLHLATDNPEEHAVRLLGPALISLEDQGLIDCWHFLRKGDRWRLRYRESASGILGAATTAAAVNEALDMCREAGMIDDWTPAVYEPETYAFGGAAALPAAHRLFHQDSRHALIYLAAVHRGELPDQRAELWLLLGTAAMRGAGLDWYEIGDTWAQVAENRPADGPRLAILDRRLVDASRTLLQADTTPGSTLLEGRLAHAASWFGAFAIYGLTLRALADEGQLWRGQRAVLAHHQLFTANRLGLPHQQQAVLASAAAGAVLDLVDVDEAVLR; this comes from the coding sequence GTGCTCGCCACCGGCGACCGCGCCTGGACGCAGGTCCACCTGCACCTGGCCACCGACAACCCCGAGGAGCACGCCGTCCGGCTCCTCGGCCCGGCCCTGATATCCCTGGAAGACCAGGGGCTGATCGACTGCTGGCACTTCCTGCGCAAGGGCGACCGCTGGCGGCTGCGCTACCGCGAGTCCGCCTCCGGCATTCTGGGGGCCGCCACCACCGCGGCCGCGGTCAACGAGGCCCTGGACATGTGCCGCGAGGCGGGCATGATCGACGACTGGACCCCGGCCGTCTACGAGCCGGAGACCTACGCCTTCGGCGGAGCCGCCGCGCTGCCCGCCGCCCACCGCCTCTTCCACCAGGACAGCCGCCACGCCCTCATCTACCTCGCCGCCGTCCACCGCGGCGAACTCCCCGACCAGCGGGCCGAGCTGTGGCTGCTGCTCGGCACCGCCGCGATGCGCGGCGCGGGGCTCGACTGGTACGAGATCGGCGACACCTGGGCGCAGGTCGCCGAGAACCGGCCCGCAGACGGTCCCCGGCTGGCCATCCTGGACCGTCGCCTGGTCGACGCCTCCCGCACCCTGCTGCAGGCCGACACCACCCCTGGCTCCACGCTCCTGGAGGGCCGACTCGCCCACGCCGCCTCCTGGTTCGGCGCGTTCGCCATCTACGGCCTGACCCTGCGGGCGCTGGCCGACGAGGGCCAGCTGTGGCGGGGGCAGCGCGCCGTCCTCGCCCACCACCAGCTGTTCACCGCCAACCGCCTCGGCCTGCCCCACCAGCAGCAGGCCGTCCTCGCCTCGGCCGCCGCCGGCGCGGTTCTGGACCTGGTCGACGTCGACGAGGCGGTGCTGCGGTGA
- a CDS encoding lanthionine synthetase C family protein, with protein sequence MTAELLAPPAEVSAQWGQSLAKGGLATALLHIERATTGRGDWEAAHEWITACVRQPVNSFSGAGVFYGAPAVAHVLHLAALHGPRVYERPRMGLNAAVEDIVRKRLAAAHHRMDAGQRPAFHEFDLLSGLTGLGAHLRVRGEQELLREVLGYLVRLTVPVHGRSGWWTHLAPSGEPDERYPGGHGNFGIAHGIPGPLALLALAHLDGTRVPGQLEAIERILDWLDAWQQNGAARAWWPEALTAAEADQGETRQSKPLRPSWCYGTPGIATALHHAARATGDPARARTAEAAFLDALEDPDQVHSLTDETVCHGTAGVRLAARRFAERTDHTTGMRILAAASTLPTPVPAATGQGLLEGTAGISLARCSLAAETPGTGWDALLLLV encoded by the coding sequence ATGACCGCCGAACTGCTCGCACCGCCCGCCGAGGTCTCCGCCCAGTGGGGCCAGTCCCTGGCCAAGGGAGGCCTGGCCACCGCGCTGCTGCACATCGAGCGCGCCACCACCGGCCGGGGCGACTGGGAGGCCGCGCACGAGTGGATCACCGCGTGCGTGCGCCAGCCCGTGAACTCCTTCTCCGGGGCCGGGGTGTTCTACGGCGCGCCCGCCGTCGCCCACGTCCTGCACCTGGCCGCGCTCCACGGCCCGCGGGTCTACGAGCGGCCGCGTATGGGCCTGAACGCCGCGGTGGAGGACATCGTCCGAAAGCGTCTGGCCGCAGCCCACCACCGCATGGACGCGGGGCAGCGCCCCGCCTTCCACGAGTTCGACCTCCTCAGCGGGCTGACCGGCCTCGGCGCGCACCTGCGGGTCCGGGGCGAACAGGAACTGCTGCGGGAAGTCCTCGGCTACCTGGTGCGGCTGACCGTGCCGGTGCACGGGCGCTCCGGCTGGTGGACGCACCTCGCGCCAAGCGGCGAGCCGGACGAGCGGTACCCGGGCGGGCACGGCAACTTCGGCATCGCGCACGGCATCCCCGGCCCGCTCGCCCTGCTGGCCCTCGCCCACCTCGACGGCACCCGCGTCCCGGGCCAGCTGGAGGCGATCGAGCGGATCCTCGACTGGCTGGACGCCTGGCAGCAGAACGGCGCCGCCCGCGCCTGGTGGCCCGAGGCACTGACCGCCGCCGAGGCCGACCAGGGCGAAACCCGCCAGTCGAAGCCGCTGCGCCCGTCCTGGTGCTACGGCACCCCCGGCATCGCTACCGCCCTGCACCACGCCGCCCGCGCCACCGGCGACCCCGCGCGCGCCCGCACCGCCGAAGCCGCCTTCCTCGACGCCCTCGAAGACCCCGACCAGGTGCACAGCCTCACCGACGAGACGGTCTGCCACGGCACGGCCGGCGTCCGCCTGGCTGCCCGGCGCTTCGCCGAACGCACCGACCACACCACCGGCATGCGCATCCTCGCCGCCGCCAGCACCCTGCCCACCCCGGTCCCCGCCGCGACCGGACAGGGCCTGCTCGAAGGCACCGCCGGCATCTCCCTCGCCCGCTGCTCCCTGGCCGCCGAGACCCCCGGCACCGGCTGGGACGCCCTGCTGCTGCTCGTCTGA